In Candidatus Aminicenantes bacterium, the following are encoded in one genomic region:
- a CDS encoding glutamate synthase, whose translation VRYEDIDDNGTVREAEHDLVVLAVGIVAHDECRRLFTDAELAVDETLFVAQPGKQVDPARTSIPGVFSAGTATGPLDIPDSILSAGAAAAQTAVYIEKMKGKP comes from the coding sequence TGGTGCGCTACGAGGACATCGACGACAACGGCACGGTGCGGGAGGCGGAGCACGACCTGGTCGTCCTCGCGGTGGGCATCGTGGCCCACGACGAGTGCCGGCGGCTTTTTACCGACGCCGAACTGGCCGTCGACGAGACGCTCTTCGTCGCCCAGCCCGGCAAGCAGGTCGACCCGGCCCGCACGTCCATCCCCGGCGTTTTCAGCGCCGGCACGGCCACCGGGCCGCTCGATATCCCCGACTCCATCCTAAGCGCCGGGGCCGCCGCCGCCCAGACCGCGGTCTACATCGAAAAAATGAAGGGGAAGCCGTGA
- a CDS encoding MarR family transcriptional regulator: protein MKDDSRERFPESVLLSGRKRETARQEFSARKEILDLLRARGPQTVRELAASLSISADEATWWLMGFVRYNKVKASEKADDEGYYRYAILEVK, encoded by the coding sequence ATGAAGGATGATAGTCGCGAACGGTTCCCGGAGAGCGTGTTGCTCAGCGGCCGCAAGCGCGAGACGGCGCGCCAGGAATTTTCGGCCAGGAAAGAGATCTTGGACCTGCTGCGCGCCCGGGGGCCGCAAACCGTCCGCGAGTTGGCCGCATCCTTGAGCATCTCCGCTGATGAAGCCACCTGGTGGCTGATGGGTTTCGTGCGCTACAACAAGGTCAAGGCATCGGAGAAGGCCGACGACGAAGGCTACTACCGCTACGCCATCCTCGAAGTGAAGTGA
- a CDS encoding FAD-dependent oxidoreductase: MEEKKRKIGVYICQCGGNISDHVDVEEVRRRIEKEYGVTVAKTSMFTCSDASQNDMIKDIREQGLDGMVVASCSPKLHLTTFRNMSNRAGLNQFQYVQVNIREQCSWAHSDDHEGATCKAANLVGAGIEKALRQEALQPIRVTSVKKVLVIGAGIAGLRAALELADLGVEVFLIEKEASAGGRVAQLGEMFPAGKNGGELIAMLLAEIGKRANIILFLNAELAEKSGHIGEFELAIRIRSAAAVAGRTEETVRIQVGAILVASGFSEYEPKPGEYEYGQPGVVTLSEFERLLQAEGEKLLHSGREAKKVAFIYCVGSRQSATSEGANRWCSRHCCSTATHLAVRARKKFPKLQCYHFYRDMRTYGKFESLYEEAGKTGSVFLRFHEERPPRLERSGEGWQVAVQDLSTGGDEIAVEADLVVLVTGMTARSNDGLIQVLKLPLGSDRFYNEIHPKLRPVETVIDGVYIAGSCQGPKNAGESVVSSLAAVAKAAALLVKGYVDLQPFVAYVQPEKCTWCGKCQPACPYGAIEKVAYGDKEVAQVVDVLCKGCGACLPPCPLDATQLKGYTDEQMEAMIDVLAREVAHEG, encoded by the coding sequence ATGGAAGAGAAAAAGAGGAAAATCGGCGTCTACATCTGCCAATGCGGCGGCAACATCTCCGACCACGTCGATGTCGAGGAGGTGCGCCGGCGCATCGAGAAGGAGTACGGCGTCACCGTGGCCAAGACCTCGATGTTCACCTGCTCCGACGCCTCGCAGAACGACATGATCAAGGACATCCGCGAGCAGGGACTCGACGGCATGGTCGTCGCCTCCTGCTCGCCCAAGCTGCACCTGACCACCTTCCGCAACATGTCCAACCGGGCCGGGCTCAACCAGTTCCAGTACGTCCAGGTCAACATCCGCGAACAGTGCTCCTGGGCCCACTCGGACGACCATGAGGGAGCCACCTGCAAGGCGGCCAACCTGGTCGGCGCCGGTATCGAGAAAGCCCTGCGCCAGGAAGCGCTGCAGCCCATCCGCGTCACGTCGGTAAAGAAGGTGCTGGTCATCGGCGCCGGCATCGCCGGACTGCGGGCGGCGCTCGAGCTGGCCGACCTCGGCGTCGAGGTCTTCCTGATCGAAAAGGAAGCCAGCGCCGGCGGCCGGGTGGCGCAGCTGGGCGAGATGTTTCCGGCCGGCAAGAACGGCGGCGAATTGATCGCCATGCTCCTGGCCGAGATCGGGAAGCGCGCCAACATCATACTCTTCCTTAACGCCGAATTGGCCGAGAAGAGCGGCCACATCGGCGAATTCGAGTTGGCGATCCGCATCCGCAGCGCGGCCGCCGTCGCCGGGCGCACCGAGGAGACCGTCCGCATCCAGGTCGGGGCGATCCTGGTCGCCAGCGGCTTCAGCGAGTACGAGCCGAAACCGGGCGAATACGAGTACGGCCAACCCGGCGTGGTCACCCTCTCCGAATTCGAGCGCCTGCTGCAGGCCGAAGGGGAGAAGCTGCTCCACTCGGGACGGGAGGCGAAGAAGGTTGCCTTCATCTACTGCGTGGGCAGCCGCCAGAGCGCGACAAGCGAAGGCGCCAACCGCTGGTGCTCGCGCCATTGCTGCAGCACCGCCACCCATTTGGCCGTGCGCGCCAGGAAGAAATTTCCCAAGCTGCAGTGCTATCATTTTTATCGCGACATGCGCACCTACGGCAAGTTCGAGTCGCTCTACGAGGAGGCGGGCAAGACAGGCTCGGTCTTTCTGCGCTTCCACGAAGAGCGGCCGCCGCGTCTCGAGAGGAGCGGCGAGGGTTGGCAGGTAGCCGTGCAGGACCTGTCGACCGGTGGCGACGAGATCGCTGTGGAAGCCGATTTGGTCGTCCTGGTCACGGGCATGACGGCGCGGTCGAACGACGGGCTGATCCAAGTACTGAAGCTGCCCCTGGGCTCCGACCGCTTCTACAACGAGATCCACCCCAAGCTGCGGCCGGTGGAAACGGTCATCGACGGCGTCTATATCGCCGGCAGTTGCCAGGGGCCAAAAAACGCGGGCGAGAGCGTCGTATCGTCGCTGGCGGCGGTGGCCAAGGCGGCGGCGCTACTCGTCAAGGGCTATGTCGATTTGCAGCCTTTTGTCGCCTATGTCCAGCCTGAAAAATGCACCTGGTGCGGCAAGTGCCAGCCGGCCTGTCCCTACGGCGCCATAGAGAAGGTCGCTTACGGCGACAAGGAGGTGGCGCAGGTGGTCGACGTCCTGTGCAAGGGCTGCGGCGCCTGCCTGCCCCCCTGCCCGCTCGACGCCACCCAGCTGAAGGGATACACCGACGAGCAGATGGAGGCCATGATCGATGTCCTGGCCCGGGAGGTCGCCCATGAAGGATGA